One segment of Chloroflexota bacterium DNA contains the following:
- a CDS encoding 4Fe-4S dicluster domain-containing protein, translating to MHLRADSSKCCGCRACQVACSLANFGENNPKKARLAIHPHFPDPGVFEVRTCTQCGTCAEVCPVDAIPVDKKGVYDIDPEKCIACMACVEACPEGVIFVHPDREAPFKCIRCGQCVAHCGMSVLWIE from the coding sequence ATGCATCTGAGAGCAGACAGCAGCAAGTGTTGTGGCTGTCGGGCGTGCCAGGTGGCCTGCTCCCTGGCCAACTTCGGAGAAAACAACCCCAAGAAGGCGCGCCTGGCGATTCACCCCCATTTCCCCGACCCCGGCGTGTTTGAAGTCCGCACCTGTACCCAGTGCGGCACCTGCGCCGAAGTGTGCCCGGTGGACGCCATCCCCGTGGACAAGAAAGGCGTGTACGACATAGACCCCGAGAAGTGCATCGCCTGCATGGCCTGTGTGGAGGCCTGCCCCGAGGGAGTGATCTTCGTCCACCCCGATCGCGAGGCCCCGTTCAAGTGCATCCGCTGCGGCCAATGCGTCGCCCACTGCGGCATGTCCGTGCTGTGGATTGAGTAG
- a CDS encoding NUDIX hydrolase, with amino-acid sequence MKRKYPDAPIVAVGAIVVRQGRVLMAQRGHPPGEGIWAFPGGVVELGETLAEAAEREIWEECGIRVRVIRPFGVVDRVLRDAAGRVEYHYVIVDMLAEWVEGEPRAASDTSQVGWFSAEELDGLPLSPGVLEMAMRALGEVGASGAGADLTARSADGIM; translated from the coding sequence ATGAAGCGCAAGTATCCGGACGCGCCGATTGTGGCGGTCGGGGCGATCGTGGTGCGGCAGGGGCGCGTGCTGATGGCCCAGCGGGGGCATCCGCCAGGGGAGGGGATTTGGGCCTTTCCAGGCGGGGTGGTGGAGCTGGGCGAGACCCTGGCGGAGGCCGCGGAGCGCGAGATATGGGAGGAGTGCGGCATTCGGGTGCGTGTCATTCGGCCGTTTGGGGTCGTGGATCGCGTCCTGCGCGATGCAGCGGGGCGCGTGGAGTATCACTACGTCATCGTGGACATGCTGGCGGAGTGGGTGGAGGGGGAGCCGCGCGCCGCATCGGATACTTCGCAAGTGGGCTGGTTCAGCGCGGAGGAACTGGATGGGCTGCCTCTGTCCCCTGGCGTGTTGGAGATGGCGATGCGGGCGCTGGGTGAGGTTGGGGCTTCGGGCGCTGGGGCGGATTTGACGGCGCGGTCGGCGGATGGCATAATGTGA
- a CDS encoding Zn-dependent exopeptidase M28 has protein sequence MDETKDLGQRAYHLLRFIVDEIGPRPAGGEGEMKFLEFAEGFFRDRGLTTERQVVPNVPSPTGLLPLMVVGIVGLWAAAWYLPEAPWAPWAYVAVLALLPRYVRHARARWGKSGATGYNLTATLPSAGPTERRLILCAHHDTARASRVPSPRVGEVARTLMRLWPFIALGLGAAGLVRAVDAWMGPFVPWQAWTTLRWVLMAILVPWGLFLLGYQGLARSRKFSPGANDNGSGVAVLMAAAEALAQEPLSRTQVDVVFFSAEESGLIGSERYVKAHWGDLNGAAVLNVDMVGSGERLTYVSGAGLFPPRRTTRWLNAVLRKVRPEMRGRWYWMGNSDFSSFLAKGIPATSLEASGKGRENVYHTDRDTMDFIEPMLLDEAARLVLDFAAAVDSASAEERG, from the coding sequence GTGGACGAGACGAAGGACCTGGGCCAGCGCGCCTATCATCTGTTGCGCTTCATCGTGGACGAGATCGGCCCTCGCCCCGCCGGCGGCGAAGGCGAGATGAAGTTCCTGGAGTTCGCGGAGGGGTTCTTCCGCGACCGCGGCCTCACGACAGAACGACAGGTGGTGCCCAACGTCCCGTCGCCGACGGGCCTCTTGCCGCTGATGGTGGTGGGTATCGTGGGTTTGTGGGCCGCCGCGTGGTATCTGCCGGAGGCGCCGTGGGCTCCGTGGGCCTACGTTGCCGTGTTGGCGCTGCTGCCCAGGTATGTGCGCCACGCCCGCGCGAGATGGGGCAAGAGCGGGGCGACGGGGTACAACCTGACGGCTACATTGCCCAGCGCCGGCCCAACCGAGCGGAGGCTCATCCTGTGCGCGCACCATGACACCGCCCGCGCGAGTCGCGTCCCCAGCCCCAGGGTGGGCGAAGTGGCGCGCACCTTGATGCGGCTGTGGCCGTTCATCGCCCTGGGTCTCGGCGCTGCCGGTCTGGTGCGGGCTGTGGATGCGTGGATGGGGCCGTTCGTGCCGTGGCAGGCCTGGACAACATTGCGCTGGGTGCTGATGGCAATCCTCGTGCCCTGGGGCCTGTTCCTGCTGGGTTACCAGGGGCTGGCGCGCAGTCGGAAGTTCTCGCCCGGGGCCAACGACAACGGGTCGGGCGTGGCCGTGCTCATGGCGGCTGCCGAGGCGCTGGCCCAGGAGCCTCTGTCGCGCACGCAGGTGGACGTGGTCTTCTTCTCGGCGGAGGAGAGCGGGCTCATTGGGTCGGAGCGCTACGTGAAAGCGCATTGGGGCGATTTGAACGGCGCAGCGGTGTTGAACGTGGACATGGTGGGCTCCGGCGAGCGTTTGACCTACGTGAGCGGCGCGGGGCTTTTCCCACCCAGGCGCACGACACGATGGCTGAATGCGGTGCTTCGCAAGGTGCGGCCGGAGATGCGGGGGCGGTGGTACTGGATGGGGAACAGCGACTTTTCTTCCTTCCTGGCGAAAGGGATTCCGGCGACCTCGTTGGAGGCTAGCGGGAAGGGGCGCGAGAACGTGTATCATACCGACCGCGATACGATGGACTTCATTGAGCCGATGCTGCTGGATGAGGCGGCGCGACTGGTTCTGGATTTCGCGGCGGCGGTGGACTCGGCAAGCGCGGAGGAGCGGGGATGA
- a CDS encoding nucleotidyl transferase AbiEii/AbiGii toxin family protein, with protein sequence MFTALLEKIALALDEAGIAYMVIGGQAVLLYGEPRLTKDIDITLGAGLDRLADVLSLAEKAGLKPLIDPETFTRQTMVLPCEDLATGIRVDFVFSFSPYEQQALERVRTVPMGKADVRFASLEDVIIHKIIAGRPRDLEDVRVMLLKNPSVDLAYTRMWLREFSDALSEPYLARFDEIAEESQPGK encoded by the coding sequence GTGTTCACAGCCTTACTGGAGAAAATCGCGCTCGCGCTGGATGAGGCGGGCATCGCATATATGGTCATCGGCGGCCAGGCCGTGCTTCTGTACGGCGAGCCTCGGCTGACGAAGGACATTGACATCACTCTCGGCGCGGGTCTGGACCGGTTGGCGGATGTGCTGTCGCTGGCGGAGAAAGCCGGTCTCAAGCCTCTCATTGACCCCGAAACGTTCACGCGCCAAACGATGGTGCTCCCCTGTGAAGACCTCGCGACCGGCATCCGCGTGGACTTCGTATTCTCCTTCTCTCCCTATGAGCAACAGGCGCTGGAGCGCGTTCGCACGGTGCCGATGGGCAAGGCCGATGTGAGATTCGCGTCCCTGGAAGACGTGATCATCCACAAGATCATCGCGGGCCGTCCGCGAGACTTGGAAGACGTCCGCGTCATGCTGCTGAAGAATCCGAGCGTAGACTTAGCCTACACGCGCATGTGGCTCCGGGAGTTCTCCGATGCGCTCTCCGAGCCTTACTTGGCGAGGTTTGACGAGATTGCGGAGGAAAGCCAGCCGGGCAAGTGA
- a CDS encoding PHP domain-containing protein → MSEPTLLRLRGHISPANREANPHLMLPFDVPDGVAALEVAYAYTARGSREPHAPPDNQIDIGILDPEGTPFPSERGFRGWSGTARDSFRVGARDATPGYIPGPITPGRWHILLGAYKLIPAGTDYEVTVRLIPGTAAHGEIPSPRMPEDLARRAGPAWFRGDLHCHTHHSDGRGSLRNLLERAEDAGLDFLAVTEHNTISHYPELAAYSGPILLIPGQEVTTYKGHLNAWGCDRWLDFRVRTREDMAWVVQQAHHSGALVSINHPKYDGPDWELGQDLDVDCVEVWQAPWFVSNHESLAFWERMLNAGRRVVGVGGSDCHIAPTIAEQALPHLAQPTTWVWAEDLSARGILDGIRAGHVHISSAPDGPRLRFTAQAGGQTAMAGDVLHPTPGEPIVFRVGAEGGDGLWLRIIANGREAARWVVQGNDFAAEWRTQADGNAWYRLDLLNPLEPEEESDPSAVLMEAMTNPIYTYVDLQGLLHPPPP, encoded by the coding sequence ATGAGCGAACCGACCCTGCTGCGTCTTCGCGGGCACATCTCGCCCGCCAACCGCGAAGCCAACCCGCACCTGATGCTGCCCTTTGACGTGCCCGACGGCGTCGCCGCCCTGGAAGTCGCCTATGCCTACACCGCGCGTGGCTCCAGGGAACCCCATGCCCCGCCCGACAATCAGATAGACATCGGCATCCTGGACCCCGAAGGAACGCCGTTCCCCTCCGAGCGCGGATTCCGCGGCTGGAGCGGCACCGCCCGCGACTCGTTCCGCGTCGGCGCGCGCGACGCCACCCCGGGCTACATCCCCGGCCCCATCACCCCCGGCCGCTGGCACATCCTGCTGGGCGCGTACAAACTCATCCCGGCGGGCACCGACTATGAGGTAACCGTGCGACTGATTCCAGGTACCGCGGCGCACGGGGAGATTCCAAGCCCCCGAATGCCCGAAGACCTCGCGCGCCGCGCCGGCCCCGCCTGGTTCCGCGGCGACCTCCACTGCCACACCCACCACTCCGACGGCCGCGGCTCGCTGCGAAACCTGCTGGAGCGCGCAGAAGACGCCGGCCTGGATTTCCTGGCCGTTACCGAGCACAACACCATCAGCCACTACCCCGAACTGGCGGCCTACTCCGGCCCCATCCTGCTCATCCCCGGACAGGAAGTTACGACGTACAAGGGTCATTTGAACGCCTGGGGTTGCGACCGCTGGCTGGACTTCCGCGTCCGCACACGGGAAGACATGGCCTGGGTCGTACAGCAGGCCCACCACAGCGGCGCGCTTGTCTCCATCAACCACCCCAAGTACGACGGCCCCGACTGGGAACTGGGCCAGGACTTGGACGTGGATTGCGTGGAAGTGTGGCAGGCCCCGTGGTTCGTGTCCAACCACGAGTCGCTGGCCTTCTGGGAGCGCATGCTCAACGCCGGGCGGCGCGTCGTGGGCGTCGGCGGCAGCGACTGCCACATCGCCCCGACAATCGCCGAGCAGGCCCTGCCCCACCTGGCCCAGCCCACCACCTGGGTGTGGGCCGAGGACCTCTCGGCGCGGGGCATTCTGGACGGCATCCGCGCGGGGCACGTGCACATCTCGTCCGCGCCCGACGGCCCGCGCCTGCGCTTCACGGCCCAGGCTGGCGGGCAGACCGCCATGGCCGGCGACGTGCTCCACCCCACGCCCGGCGAGCCCATCGTGTTTCGCGTCGGCGCGGAGGGCGGCGATGGGCTGTGGCTGCGCATCATCGCCAACGGGCGCGAGGCCGCCCGCTGGGTCGTGCAGGGCAACGACTTCGCCGCCGAGTGGCGCACCCAGGCGGACGGCAACGCCTGGTATCGCCTGGACCTGCTGAACCCGCTGGAGCCGGAGGAAGAATCGGACCCCAGCGCCGTGCTCATGGAGGCTATGACGAATCCGATCTATACTTATGTAGACCTTCAGGGTCTATTACACCCGCCCCCGCCTTGA
- a CDS encoding TMEM165/GDT1 family protein → MDWKVLTATFGLLLLAELGDKTQLAVISMTCKTGKPWMVFLGAALALVAVTLIGAFAGQVISQVVPAQVLNKVAAALFVVMGVAMWFGVF, encoded by the coding sequence ATGGACTGGAAGGTGTTGACGGCGACATTTGGGCTGCTGTTGTTGGCAGAACTCGGGGACAAGACGCAGTTGGCGGTGATTTCCATGACGTGCAAGACAGGGAAGCCGTGGATGGTGTTTTTGGGGGCGGCGCTGGCATTGGTGGCGGTTACGCTGATCGGGGCATTTGCGGGGCAGGTGATCTCGCAGGTTGTGCCCGCGCAGGTGCTGAACAAGGTGGCGGCGGCGCTGTTTGTGGTGATGGGCGTGGCGATGTGGTTTGGAGTGTTCTAG
- a CDS encoding acetyltransferase, which yields MSDRPKTLWIKEPYLAQILARQKTIEVRVGYPNILRLRPGSPLRLNDAHPARVRRITVYSDFAALAATEDVTRIAPGMTADELLAALRTLYPPDKEALGAVALEIELEPEGTR from the coding sequence ATGTCCGACCGACCCAAAACCCTGTGGATCAAGGAACCCTACCTGGCGCAGATCCTCGCGCGCCAGAAGACGATAGAGGTACGCGTCGGCTATCCGAACATCCTGCGCCTGCGCCCCGGCTCGCCCCTGCGCCTCAACGACGCCCACCCGGCGCGCGTGCGGCGCATCACCGTGTACTCCGACTTCGCGGCGCTGGCAGCGACAGAGGACGTAACGCGCATCGCGCCAGGGATGACCGCCGACGAACTCCTCGCCGCGCTCCGCACCCTGTACCCGCCCGACAAAGAGGCCCTCGGAGCCGTGGCACTGGAGATAGAACTGGAACCGGAGGGGACGCGATGA